In the Prochlorococcus marinus str. MIT 9312 genome, AAATTATCTTTAGAAGACAAAACTACATTAGAGATTTTACTAAGATTTTTAAAAGGTAATTTATCAAAAATACTTTTAACTGAAGAAGGTATTTCATCTGGAAGTAATGCAGCTCTTAGCTGTGGATTCTCTATCGCAGATTTTATTAAAGTTTTTCTACAAGTTGTAGCCATTGTAGTATCTGCCCAGTCTTCAATTAGTTTGCATTGCGCAAATAATATTGGGTCTTCAGGAAAGAGTTGATTGTTATCATTTTTTTTATCTATATATTCGCAAATATTTGAAGAGTCATTAATAATTTGATCATTACTATCGACTATTACAGGGACTTGTTTTTGACCTGATAATTTGAAAATTGCAAATTGACCTATTCCAGGTGTTACTTCTTCCACTCGATATTGTAGTTTTTTTGCATGAAGAGCCATTCTTGTTTTTAAACAAAAAGCACTATGCCTAAATTGATATAATGTAATCATGCTGTTTAATGTTTTTTAAAACTTAGCTAAAAAAGTAATCTATTTGTGGAGCTGATGGGCGAATTTTTCTCTAATGTTGCAAGATATCCCAAGTATTTAATATCTATTATTATTGGAGGACTTGTTGCACTGCTTGAACCTTTATTCAAGAATCGATCAAATCCACTCACAATAGTAGGTTTAATATCTTCTGTTTTAAGTGCTTTCATAACAGTCTATTTTGTCTTGCAAGCAATGACAAATCCAATAAATTTACAATCATAATGCCAAATAATTTCCGTCTTGCAAAAGTTTCTTCTCTTTTAAAGAAAGAAATCACCCTTATTTTGCAAAATGATTTGGAAAATGATCTTATTAGAGATTATTTCGTCAATATTTCTAAGATTGATTTATCAGGTGATTTACAACACTGTAAAATTTACATAACTTCAACTGCTAAAGAGACAGTAAGGAAAGAGATTGTGGCAAATTTGAATACCGCTAAAAGCTTTATAAGAAATAATTTAGGAAAAAGAATAGAGATGAGAAGAGTTCCAGAGATAATTTTTAAAGAAGATATTGTTCTTGACAAAGGATTATCAGTCTTGAAACTTCTTGATGAATTAAAAAATAAACATCAAGACAAGAATTATGAGGATAAGGATGCCAATAGTTGATCGACCCCTTGATCAAAGAAATATAATTATCACTCGATCAAAAGAGGGGATATTGGATATCAAAAAGATATTCACAAGCAAAGGCGCTAATATATATGAGTTTCCTGCAATAAGTATTGGAGATCCTGATGATTTAGATCCTCTTGACGAAGCGTTAAATCAAATAAATGATTTTCATTGGATTATTTTTTCTAGTAGTAATGGGATCAAATTTGTTGATAAAAGACTTAGATATTTTCAAAGTTCATTAAAGGAGTGTTCTAAAAAAACAAAAATCGCTGTAGTCGGAGAAAAAACTGCACAAACTCTTGATG is a window encoding:
- a CDS encoding glutathione S-transferase family protein, with the protein product MITLYQFRHSAFCLKTRMALHAKKLQYRVEEVTPGIGQFAIFKLSGQKQVPVIVDSNDQIINDSSNICEYIDKKNDNNQLFPEDPILFAQCKLIEDWADTTMATTCRKTLIKSAIENPQLRAALLPDEIPSSVKSIFDKLPFKNLSKISNVVLSSKDNLELQKLLEALSKSLINKKYLVGDSLSIADISIAAQLSLLKFPKSAGPILSGEGSQEYINNPYLENLFIWRNNLEEYLFSANSQ
- a CDS encoding DUF751 family protein, with product MGEFFSNVARYPKYLISIIIGGLVALLEPLFKNRSNPLTIVGLISSVLSAFITVYFVLQAMTNPINLQS
- the rbfA gene encoding 30S ribosome-binding factor RbfA; protein product: MPNNFRLAKVSSLLKKEITLILQNDLENDLIRDYFVNISKIDLSGDLQHCKIYITSTAKETVRKEIVANLNTAKSFIRNNLGKRIEMRRVPEIIFKEDIVLDKGLSVLKLLDELKNKHQDKNYEDKDANS